The Manihot esculenta cultivar AM560-2 chromosome 1, M.esculenta_v8, whole genome shotgun sequence genome has a window encoding:
- the LOC110601893 gene encoding phospholipase A(1) DAD1, chloroplastic → MEYQGINNWEGLLDPLDDNLRSEILRYGQFVEAAYRSFDFDPSSPTYATSKFSRNSLLAKTGIGETGYRMTKNLRATCGIQFPHWVDRAPSWASTQSSWIGYVAVCQDKEVITRLGRRDVVIAYRGTATCLEWVENLRVKLSCLSDGIEESKAPMVESGFLSLYTSCRGTGPSLQNMVRGEVERVLEMYGDEPLSFTITGHSLGAALATLTAYDIKCSCGNAAMVTVISFGGPRVGNRSFRFQLENRGTKILRIVNSDDLITKVPGFVIDNNDVSESQAVRVAGVPSWLQKSVESTEWVYADVGRELRLSSKSLSKRDVATCHELSTYLELVNGFVSSTCPFKTTAKKMLNKHEREKLGLMR, encoded by the coding sequence ATGGAATATCAAGGAATCAACAACTGGGAGGGCTTGCTTGACCCGCTTGATGATAATCTGCGAAGTGAGATTTTACGTTACGGTCAATTTGTTGAAGCGGCCTATCGCTCCTTTGACTTCGACCCTTCTTCTCCTACTTATGCCACCTCTAAATTCTCCAGAAACTCACTCTTGGCTAAGACCGGAATAGGCGAGACCGGCTATCGCATGACCAAAAATCTTCGTGCCACATGCGGGATACAATTTCCTCATTGGGTTGACAGAGCTCCCAGCTGGGCGTCAACCCAATCCAGCTGGATTGGATACGTGGCCGTTTGCCAAGACAAGGAAGTGATCACTAGACTCGGCCGCCGCGACGTGGTTATTGCTTACAGGGGAACCGCTACATGCTTAGAATGGGTTGAGAATTTACGAGTGAAGCTAAGTTGTTTATCGGATGGTATTGAGGAAAGTAAAGCTCCCATGGTAGAGAGCGGATTTTTGAGCCTCTACACATCATGCAGAGGGACGGGTCCCAGTTTACAAAATATGGTGAGGGGGGAGGTAGAGAGAGTCCTGGAAATGTACGGTGATGAGCCGCTGAGTTTCACCATCACGGGTCACAGTTTGGGTGCGGCACTAGCTACATTAACAGCTTACGATATAAAGTGTAGTTGTGGAAATGCAGCAATGGTGACAGTAATTTCGTTCGGTGGGCCACGTGTAGGAAACAGAAGCTTCAGATTCCAGCTagaaaatagagggacaaagaTACTACGAATAGTGAACTCAGATGATCTCATTACAAAAGTACCAGGATTTGTGATTGACAACAATGATGTGTCGGAAAGCCAGGCTGTCCGGGTGGCAGGAGTGCCAAGCTGGCTGCAGAAGAGCGTGGAAAGCACAGAATGGGTGTATGCTGATGTTGGACGAGAGTTGCGGCTGAGCAGCAAGAGTCTAAGTAAAAGAGATGTTGCGACGTGTCACGAGCTGAGCACATATCTAGAGTTGGTTAACGGATTTGTGAGCTCCACGTGTCCATTCAAAACGACTGCAAAGAAAATGCTAAATAAACATGAGAGAGAAAAGTTGGGATTAATGAGATGA
- the LOC110616922 gene encoding protein VASCULAR ASSOCIATED DEATH 1, chloroplastic, translating into MAVVSGTAEGIDPLQMEPSASKSTSELPTTSSSSSLSSAADTPDLTDPSNSSPNPNRDGDIQPLALLRSEEYRQLFRLPSEEALVQDFNCAFQESILLQGHMYLFTHYICFYSNIFGFETKKIIPFIEITSVKRAKTAGIFPNAIEIFAGGRKYFFASFLSRDEAFKLINDGWLQHCNGAKAITEHQESISGSNCQDNGLVAIEKVDSFKEINELDSSARDMDAPPSNDYQLSPPSLVENDRVSVTLTEMQDTVEQDVEPVGCIETSSSVKTWTWNEEETDAPEIQKSYTRVGETKFPIKVEEFFSLFFSDDAINFVESFHKRCGDKEFRCSLWCPLEKSGHTRDVSFQHPIKLYFGAKFGSCQEVQKFQIYKNSHLVIETSQEISDVPYGDYFRVQGLWDVAKDGHGSNEGCILQIHVDVAFSKRTVFKGKIVQSTLEECREAYAVWINTAHELLKQKNLERREEVPYTRVIQNGEVNLEREVKTVEASERSASQLNEHGRRTAVSGSLDVKEGFGNLVRRNFMNATSVASLLGEYVTKFCTYLKSQSQITLILVVAFAVIFLMQVSIVVLLNRPQNVNVGPPGQYYIGGMGGGIGGRPAEDVAWLEKRMHHLKGEMYMVEAQLERLRHEHNWLKVQLEDLDGLRKRK; encoded by the exons ATGGCAGTGGTCTCAGGAACCGCAGAGGGGATCGATCCACTGCAAATGGAGCCCTCTGCTTCAAAATCTACTTCTGAATTGCCCACCACATCGTCTTCCTCATCTCTCTCATCCGCTGCCGACACTCCTGATCTCACTGACCCATCCAATTCTTCTCCAAACCCTAACCGCGACGGCGATATTCAG CCATTGGCATTATTGAGGAGTGAAGAGTATCGACAACTTTTCCGTCTTCCATCTGAGGAA GCGCTTGTACAGGACTTTAATTGTGCGTTCCAAGAAAGTATTCTTCTTCAG GGGCACATGTATCTTTTTACACATTATATTTGTTTTTACTCCAACATATTTGGATTTGAGACAAAG AAAATAATTCCCTTCATTGAAATTACAAGTGTGAAAAGGGCCAAGACAGCTGGAATATTCCCTAATGCAATAGAAATTTTTGCCGGAGGAAGAAAG TACTTCTTTGCGTCATTCCTATCCCGTGATGAAGCTTTCAAACTCATCAATGATGGGTGGTTGCAGCATTGCAATGGTGCCAAAGCAATAACAGAACATCAG GAATCAATATCTGGATCTAATTGCCAAGATAATGGACTTGTTGCAATTGAAAAGGTGGATAGCTTCAAAGAAATCAATGAATTGGATTCCAGTGCCAG GGATATGGATGCTCCTCCTTCAAATGACTATCAGCTTTCACCCCCTTCCCTTGTTGAGAATGACAGAGTCTCGGTAACACTTACAGAGATGCAAGATACTGTGGAACAGGATGTTGAACCAGTTGGATGCATAGAGACTTCTTCTTCAGTGAAAACTTGGACATGGAATGAGGAAGAAACTGATGCACCTGAGA TTCAAAAATCTTATACAAGAGTAGGGGAAACAAAATTTCCG ATAAAGGTAGAGGAGTTTTTTAGCTTGTTCTTTTCAGATGATGCTATAAATTTTGTTGAATCTTTCCATAAGAGATGTGGAGATAAAG AATTCAGGTGCTCTTTGTGGTGCCCACTGGAGAAGTCCGGGCATACTCGTGATGTGTCATTTCAACATCCTATAAAACTTTATTTTG GTGCAAAATTTGGCAGCTGCCAGGAAGTTCAgaaatttcaaatatataagAACAG CCATTTGGTTATTGAGACATCACAAGAAATCAGTGACGTACCTTATGGAGATTATTTTCGCGTTCAG GGGCTATGGGACGTAGCTAAAGATGGTCATGGTTCAAATGAAGGCTGTATTCTGCAGATACATGTGGATGTGGCATTCAGCAAGAGAACTGTTTTCAAAG GGAAAATAGTGCAATCTACCTTGGAAGAGTGTCGGGAAGCTTATGCAGTGTGGATAAATACG GCACATGAACTGTTGAAGCAGAAGAACCTTGAAAGACGAGAAG AAGTTCCCTATACTAGGGTGATTCAGAATGGGGAAGTGAATTTGGAAAGAGAAGTGAAGACTGTGGAAGCCTCGGAAAGGTCAGCAAGCCAGTTAAATGAGCATGGAAGGAGGACAGCTGTGTCTGGTTCGTtggatgttaaggaagggttTGGTAACCTCGTGCGACGAAACTTCATGAATGCTACATCAGTTGCATCTCTGTTAGGAGAATATGTGACAAAATTCTGTACATATTTGAAAAGTCAGAGCCAAATTACCCTGATCTTAGTTGTTGCATTTGCCGTTATCTTCCTGATGCAG GTGAGCATAGTTGTCTTATTGAACAGACCGCAAAATGTAAATGTGGGTCCGCCGGGACAGTATTATATAGGTGGCATGGGTGGTGGAATAGGCGGAAGACCAGCTGAAGATGTGGCTTGGTTGGAGAAGCGGATGCACCACCTCAAGGGTGAGATGTATATGGTTGAGGCGCAACTGGAAAGGTTGCGGCATGAGCACAATTGGTTGAAAGTCCAGTTGGAAGACCTAGATGGTCTTAGAAAGCGTAAATAA